From the Anaeromyxobacter dehalogenans 2CP-1 genome, the window CGAGCCGGCGGCGATCGGCGGGGTCGAGCCGGCCGGCGTTCACCTTCCGGCCGTCGCGATCGAGCGCCCAGGCCAGCAGCACGTCCCCCCGCGCGCCGGCGCGCACCGGCGCGCGCACCTTCCCCGCCGCGGCCGGATGGCCGGGGCGCGGGCGCGGGGAGGCGGGACGGCGGCGGGGCATGGACGGGAATCTAGCCGAGATCCTGCCGCGCCTCCCCTCCCGGGCTCCTGCGTGCGGCGCGCGCGCGCGGTAGGGATGGCGCGGCGGCGCGCTCCGCGCCGGACGATTCACGGAGGGAGAAGGCCATGGCACTCGAGGTCGGTCGGAAGGCGCCGGACTTCGCGCTGCCCGACGAGGACGGGAACGTGGTGAAGCTCTCGTCGTTCAAGGGCAAGCGCGTGGTGGTGTTCTTCTACCCGAAGGCCAACACGTCGGGTTGAACGCAGGAGGCCAGCGACTTCCGGGACGAAGTCGACGCGTTCACGAAGCAGAAGGTCGCGGTGGTGGGCATCTCGAAGGACGCGCCCGCCGCGCAGAAGAAGTGGAAGGAGAAGCTCGGGCTGCCGTTCCCGCTCCTCTCCGACGCCGACACGGCCGTGCAGCAGGCCTGGGGCGTCTGGAAGGAGAAGAACATGTACGGCAAGAAGGTCATGGGGACCGAGCGGACCACCGTCGTGATCGGGCCGGACGGCAAGGTCGAGAAGGTGTTCCCGAAGGTCAAGGTGGACGGGCACGTGGCCAGCGTGCTCGAGAGCCTGTAGATTCCGCGCGCCCGCGCCGCCTCCTTCCGTGCGCGGGAGGGAGGCGCCCGCGGGCGCACGCCATGACCCGGAAGCCCCACCCCCAGCGCCCGCCGCGCAACGACCTCGTGGACGCCCTGGTGCTCGAGGTGCACGGCCTCGTGCACGACCAGGGCTGGCTCGCCGACCGGGCGCTGGAGCGCGTGCTCCGGCGCGAGCGCGCGCTGTGGGCGAACGAGCGCCGCGCCGTCGCGGAGGCGGTCTACGGGATCCTGCGCGCGCAGGGGCAGCTCGACTTCCTGCTGGGCGGCAGCCCGCCGCTCGCCACCCGCTACGCCGCCTGGCTGGTGCGGGCGGCCGGGGTGGCGCCGGCCCAGGCCGCGGCGCGGCTCGGCGCGTCGCCGCGCGCGCTCGCCGGGCTGGCCGAGGCGGACGCGCGCGTCGCCGCCATCCCGGATCCGCTGGACCGCTTCGCGGTGGAGGCGTCGCTGCCGCGCTGGATCGCCGAGCGGCTCGTGTCGGAGCTGGGCGAGGCGGAGGCGCGCTCGCTCGCGGCGGTGCTGAACCGCCGGGCGCCGCTCACCGTCCGCGCGAACGCGCTCGCCGGCGATCGCGACGCGCTCCGGGCGGCGCTCGCCGCCGAGGGCGTGCCGGCGGAGCCGACCCGGTTCTCGCCCTGGGGGCTCACGCTCGACGGCCACCAGAACGCGTTCGCGCTGGAGGCGTTCCGCACCGGCGGGTTCGAGATCCAGGACGAGGGCAGCCAGCTCATCGCGCTCGCCTGCGGCGCGCGCCCGGGCCAGGTGGTGGTGGACGCCTGCGCCGGCGCCGGCGGCAAGTCGCTCGCGCTCGCCGCCGAGATGCACAACAAGGGCTCGCTCCACGCGCTCGACAGCGACGCGGGCCGGCTCGAGGACGCGCGCCGCCGCGCCCGCCGCGCCCACGTGCACAACCTCCGCACCCGCGTCGTCCCGGCCGGCCCCGAGGCGGAGGCGGCCGTGGCCGACCTCGCCGGCAAGGCGGACGTGGTGCTGGTGGACGCGCCCTGCAGCGGCCTCGGCACGCTGCGCCGCAAGCCCGACGCGCGCTGGCGGCTCCAGCCCGGCGACCCGGAGCGCTTCGCCGCGATCCAGCGGGAGCTGCTGGGCCGGTTCTCGCGCCTGGCGCGGCCCGGCGGGCGCGTGGTCTACGCCACCTGCGCCATGGGCCGGACCGAGAACGACGAGGTCGCCGACTACGCCGAGCGCGAGCTCGGCCTCGCGCCCGCGCCGCTGGCGCCGTTCCTGGGCGCGGAGCGGGCCCGCGCGCTCGGCGCCGGAGAGAGCCGCTGCGCGCTCTACCCGCACCGCCACGGGACGGACGGCTTCTTCTTCGCGGCGTTTGCGAAGCGCGCGTAGCCGGGGACCTCGCGCATGCCGGAGCTCCCCGAGGTCGAGATCGCGGCGCGGAACCTCCGCCGCTGGGCGGAGGGCCGCCGCGTCGAGGAGGTCGGCTGGGATCCCCGGGCGCGCCGGATCTTCCGCCCGGCGACGCCCGCCGCGTTCGCCCGCGCGCTGGAGGGCGCCCGGTTCGCCGGGATCCGGCGCATCGGCAAGCACCTGCTCGTCGCGCTCGAGCGCGGCGGCGCGCCGGTCGGGCTGCTCGCGCACCTCGGCATGACCGGCAAGTGGGTGCTCCGCGGCGCCGAAGAGCCGGCGCCGCGCCACGCGCGGGCCTGGCTGCGCCTGGACGGCGGCGGGGTGCTGCACTTCCAGGACTCGCGCCTGTTCGGGCGGCTGCGGACCGTGCCCGGCGCGCGCTTCGAGGACGTGCCGGAGGTCGCGGCGCTCGGCCCGGATCCGCTGGAGCACGGCATCGACCCGGCCGCGCTGGCCGGCGCGCTCGCGAAGAGCCGGCTGCCGGTGAAGGTCAAGCTCCTCGACCAGCGGCTCCTGCCCGGCGTCGGGAACATCCACGCCAGCGAGGCCTGCTTCCGGGCGCGCGTCGATCCGCGCCGGCCGTCGCGGGCGCTGTCGCGCGCCGAGGCGAAGGCGCTCGCCGCGGCCATCCTGGCCTCCTTCCGCATGACGCTCGACGCGGAGGACGGGCCGGAGATCACCTACGTCGAGGAGCCCGGGGCGGAGAACCCGTTCCTCGTGTACGCGCGCGAGGGCGAGCCCTGCCCGCGCTGCCGGAAGGGCGGCCGGACCTCGCCCATCGCGCGGGTGGTGCAGGCGCAGCGCTCCACCTTCTTCTGCCCCCGCTGCCAGCGGTAGACTGCGGGCGATGCGCCCCGAGGATCTCCCCCGCCTGTCCGTCGCCGAGCTGCGCGCCCGGCTGCTCGACCGCGGCGAGGCGCTGGGCGACGCGTGCGAGGCGGCGCTCGAGGCGGATCCGCGCGCCGGCGCGCGCGAGGTGCTGCGCCTCGTGCGCAAGCGACGCCGCGAGAACCGGGCCGAGGGCCAGCGGCTCCGCCACCTGCTCCGCTACGAGGCGGAGCTGTGGGAGCGGGGGCTCGTGCGCGTGGCCGGCGTCGACGAGGCCGGGATGGCCCCGCTGGCCGGGCCGGTGGTGGCGGGCGCCTGCGTGCTCCCCCTCGACTACCGGCCGCGCGGCATCGACGACTCGAAGCAGCTCGACCGCGCCGAGCGCGAGCGGCTGGCCGAGGACATCAAGCGGAACGCCGTCTGCTGGGCGGTGGCGCGGGCCGACGTGGAGGAGATCGATCGCCTGAACATCTACTGGGCGGGCATGCTCGCGCTGCGCCGCGCGGTGGACGGGCTGTCGGCGCGGCCGGAGCACCTGCTGGTGGACGCGCGCAAGCTGCCCGACCTCCCGTTCCCGCAGACGCCCATCGTGCACGGCGACGCGCTGTCGCTCACCATCGCCGCCGCCAGCATCCTCGCGAAGACCGCGCGCGACGCGCTCATGGCGGAGCTGGACCTCGTCCACCCCGGGTATGGGTTCGCGCGGCACAAGGGCTACCCCACC encodes:
- the bcp gene encoding thioredoxin-dependent thiol peroxidase — translated: MALEVGRKAPDFALPDEDGNVVKLSSFKGKRVVVFFYPKANTSGUTQEASDFRDEVDAFTKQKVAVVGISKDAPAAQKKWKEKLGLPFPLLSDADTAVQQAWGVWKEKNMYGKKVMGTERTTVVIGPDGKVEKVFPKVKVDGHVASVLESL
- a CDS encoding RsmB/NOP family class I SAM-dependent RNA methyltransferase translates to MTRKPHPQRPPRNDLVDALVLEVHGLVHDQGWLADRALERVLRRERALWANERRAVAEAVYGILRAQGQLDFLLGGSPPLATRYAAWLVRAAGVAPAQAAARLGASPRALAGLAEADARVAAIPDPLDRFAVEASLPRWIAERLVSELGEAEARSLAAVLNRRAPLTVRANALAGDRDALRAALAAEGVPAEPTRFSPWGLTLDGHQNAFALEAFRTGGFEIQDEGSQLIALACGARPGQVVVDACAGAGGKSLALAAEMHNKGSLHALDSDAGRLEDARRRARRAHVHNLRTRVVPAGPEAEAAVADLAGKADVVLVDAPCSGLGTLRRKPDARWRLQPGDPERFAAIQRELLGRFSRLARPGGRVVYATCAMGRTENDEVADYAERELGLAPAPLAPFLGAERARALGAGESRCALYPHRHGTDGFFFAAFAKRA
- the mutM gene encoding bifunctional DNA-formamidopyrimidine glycosylase/DNA-(apurinic or apyrimidinic site) lyase; amino-acid sequence: MPELPEVEIAARNLRRWAEGRRVEEVGWDPRARRIFRPATPAAFARALEGARFAGIRRIGKHLLVALERGGAPVGLLAHLGMTGKWVLRGAEEPAPRHARAWLRLDGGGVLHFQDSRLFGRLRTVPGARFEDVPEVAALGPDPLEHGIDPAALAGALAKSRLPVKVKLLDQRLLPGVGNIHASEACFRARVDPRRPSRALSRAEAKALAAAILASFRMTLDAEDGPEITYVEEPGAENPFLVYAREGEPCPRCRKGGRTSPIARVVQAQRSTFFCPRCQR
- a CDS encoding ribonuclease HII, with the protein product MRAMRPEDLPRLSVAELRARLLDRGEALGDACEAALEADPRAGAREVLRLVRKRRRENRAEGQRLRHLLRYEAELWERGLVRVAGVDEAGMAPLAGPVVAGACVLPLDYRPRGIDDSKQLDRAERERLAEDIKRNAVCWAVARADVEEIDRLNIYWAGMLALRRAVDGLSARPEHLLVDARKLPDLPFPQTPIVHGDALSLTIAAASILAKTARDALMAELDLVHPGYGFARHKGYPTAEHFEALGRLGACPIHRRSFTPVRVALGLEPAQGDLFALADAAVADDE